The window AACGTCGCCCTGCATGACACGCTCGAAAGCGCTCGCGCGACCGGCTTCAGGCCCTGCCGCCGCTGCAATCCCGATGGCCCGACGCTCGAATGCGAGAATGCCGCGCTCGTCGCGAAAGCCTGCCGCATCATCGAGGACAGCGAGGAAGAGCCGTCACTGGAGGCGCTGGCGGCCGCCGTCGACCGCAGTCCGAGCTATTTCCATCGCATGTTCAAGGCATCGACGGGGCTGACCCCGAAGGCCTACGCCGCCGGACAGCGCGCGAAGAAGGTGCGGCAAGGCCTCGAAACCGGCACCAGCATCACCGAGGCGATGTATGACGCTGGCTTCAATTCGAGTGGCCGCTTCTATGAGAAATCGAACGGCATGCTTGGCATGACGCCGACGCAGTATCGCGCGGGAGGCACCAACGAGGACATCAAGTTCGCCGTCGGCCAGTCCTGTCTCGGCGCGATCCTCGTGGCGTCCAGCACGAAGGGCGTCGCCGCGATCCTGCTCGGCGACGACCCGGAGGCGCTGGTGCGCGATCTGCAGGATCGGTTTCCGAAGGCACGCCTGATCGGCATGGACCGCGACTATGAAGCGCTGGTCGCCCGTGTCTGCGGTTTCGTCGAAAATCCGGGCATTGGTCTCGACTTGCCGCTCGACGTCCGCGGCACCGCATTCCAGCGCCGGGTATGGCAGGTCCTGCAGGAGATTCCCGTCGGCGAACGCCTCTCCTATTCGCAGGTCGCCCGCCGCATCGGCGCGCCGCGCGCCCGGCGGGCAGTCGCCGGCGCGTGTGCCGCCAATACCCTTGCGGTCGCCATTCCCTGCCATCGCGTCGTTCGCAACGACGGCGCGCTTTCCGGCTACGCCTGGGGCGTCGACCGCAAGCGCGCCCTGCTCGACCGGGAAGCGCTCCAGCCCTCGACCGCGCTTGCCGGACGAAGCGCATGAACCTTTTTTCACGTTACGATGATTCCGTTGCCTTCCTTGCGGGCCAGGGCGAGGACTGGGCAAGGCTGATCGATCTGGTCGGGCCATGCCGGCACGATCCCAAGGCCGCCCGTGAACCCTATGAGGCGCTCGTGCGGGCGATTGCCTACCAGCAACTGACGGCCAAGGCCGGCGACGCGATCATCGGCCGCCTCAAGGGGCTCTTCGCGGACCGGGATTTCCCCACCCCGGACGATCTCGTCGCAGCCAGGTTCGATGCACTACGGGCCTGCGGCTTTTCAGCCAGCAAGATCGGCACCATCAAGGCCATTGCACAGGGAACGCTGGACGGCCTGATCCCCGCCCGCACGATCGCGGCCACCATGGATGACGAGGCGCTGATCGAGCGCATGATCGCCATCAAGGGCATCGGCCGCTGGACGGTCGAAATGCTGCTGATGTACGCGCTGGAGCGGATGGACGTTCTGCCCGTCGACGATTTCGGCGTTCGCGAAGGCTACCACGTCCTGAAATCGCTGCCCGAGCAGCCGAAGCCGAAGCAGCTGCGCGCGATCTCGAAGGCCTGGTCGCCCCATCGCACGGTGGCAGCCTGGTATCTCTGGCGTGTCCCGCGCGAGCGTGGAAACGTTTTGAAATGACCCCGCCCTTCGATCAACGGAACATCCGATAGGCAGAACCGATGCCCGATCTGTTTGACAGGCTTGCGCCCGCAGACCCCGCGACCGAGATCATGGCGGAGGGTGCGGTGCTGCTGCGCGGCGCGGCCCTTCCCTACGAAAAGGCCCTGCTTGCCGCGCTCGACGATATCACCGCTTCGTCGCCCTTCCGGCACATGGTCACGCCGGGTGGCTTCACCATGTCGGTGGCGATGACGAATTGCGGGGCGGCCGGCTGGGTCACCGATCGCACCGGCTATCGCTACGACCGCACCGATCCGCAAACCGGTCTGCCCTGGCCCACCATGCCGGATTGTTTCCTCGATCTGGCGATCACGGCGGCGGCGCGGGCAGGCTATCCGGACTTTCGCCCCGATGCCTGCCTGATCAACCGCTACGAGCCCGGCACCCGCCTGACCCTGCACCAGGACAAGGACGAGCAGGACTTCCGCCAGCCCATCGTCTCGGTGTCCCTGGGCCTGCCGGCGGTCTTTCTGTTCGGCGGCCTGCGGCGCGCCGAGCCCGTGCAGAAATATGCGCTGCGGCATGGCGACGTCGCCGTCTGGGGCGGCCCGTCACGGCTTTTCCATCACGGCGTTCCCGAATTGAAGGACGGCTTCCACGAGACCGTCGGACGCATGCGCATCAATCTGACCTTCCGGGGCGCTCTCTAGAGTTTGTCAGGGAAAAGTGGGAACCGGTTTTCCCGAAAGGACAAACGAAAACAAAAGAATTTAGAGCATGTCTGGTTCAATCTGAACCTGACATGCTCAAGCCCTCGGACGCCCTGCCGTTCGACGAGAACAATCGAAATGCGGCGGGCGGGCGTTAACGGGTCCGCCCGCCGCAACGACCAGAACAAGGAACCACGCTCATGTGCTCGCGGGGCGGATCCGACGCCAGGACGAGCCGGCGCAAGCGACCTGGAACGGACGCCGCCGGCATGCCTGGAGCACGCACCCGGGGAAACGCCGACAAGGCGCTCGTAATGGCATTCATCGGCGAGCTTATGGCCGCTGGCCATGCCGAGCTGCAGATGCGCGACAATGGCGAGGCCGAAGTCCGCTTCGCCTCCGGCGAGATCTATCTTCTCACGGAGACCACGATCCTCAGGCTCGCCTGAGCCGGCAAGCTTGAGCACCGGCCGGCAAGCCGGCCTTTCTTGGATTTGAAAGCAAGGACCGGAGTTTGACGCGGCAGCCCCGGCCCTAAGGTTCAGCCATCCCATCAAGCACGGAGTGACGGCAATGAACCTGATCCTTAAAATGAATGCGCTGCGGCCGAGGCTGCAGGTAAAATCTTCCGCGACGCCCGCTGACATCCTGTCCTATGCCATCGCCGATTGCGACCTCGGCAAGGTGTTGGTCGCGCGCAGCGCAAAGGGTGTCTGCGCAATCCTGCTCGGTGACGATGCAGAGGAACTGACCGCCGATCTCGCTGCCCGCTTCCCGAAATCCACGCTCGTCCTTGGCGAGGAGGCCGTGAAGGGAGATGTCGCCGAAATCTTGCGCTACATGGCAAAACCCTCCGGCGGCCTTCACCTGACGCTCGACATGCGCGGCACGCCGTTCCAGCGCCGCGTCTGGGAAAAGCTTCTGACCATCCCGGCTGGCCAGACGGTCAGCTACCGGGACCTGGCGCGCTGGATCAGCCCGCTGGCCAGCCCGCGCGCCGTCGGCAATGCCTGCGCCGCCAACCCGCTCGCGCTGGCCATCCCCTGCCACCGCGTCCTGCGCGGCACGGGGGAACTCGCCGGTTATCGCTGGGGCATCGAGCGCAAACGCACTCTCATCGAGAAGGAAGCTTCGGCATGAGCAGGACCGCGATCAATCAGGACCCGTCTTCCGCGGAAGTATCCGCGGAAGCCCGGATTGCCGCCTATGACTGGCAGGGGCTTGCCGGCGAACTTGACGGCTTCGGCTGCGCCGTGCTGCCCGGCCTCCTCACGCCCGAGGAATGCGCCAGCCTCGCATCGCTCTATCCCGAGCAAAGCCATTTCCGCAGTCATATCGTCATGGCGCGGCATGGCTTTGGCAAGGGCGAATACCGCTACTTCAGATATCCACTGCCCGATCTCGTGGGCGACCTGCGTACGGCGCTCTATCCGCGCCTTGCCGGCGTCGCCAACCACTGGAACGAACGGATGGAACTGGACCAGCGTTTCCCCTGCACGCATGCCGCCTTCCTGCAGCAATGCCATGCCGCCGGCCAGACCCGGCCAACACCGCTCCTGCTGCAATATGGCCCCGGCGATTTCAACTGTCTTCACCAGGATCTCTACGGCGACCTCGCCTTTCCGATCCAGGTCGCGATCCTGCTCTCGGAGCCGGGCCGCGACTTCACCGGCGGCGAATTCGCCTTGACCGAGCAACGTCCGCGCATGCAGAGCCGCGTCGAGGTCGTACCGCTTCGCCAAGGTGACGCCGTCGCCTTCGCCGTCCACAATCGTCCCGTCCAGGGCACGAAGGGCAATTACCGCGTGAACCTGCGCCACGGCGTCAGCCGCGTCCGCTCCGGCATGCGCCATACCGTCGGCATCATCTTCCACGACGCGCGCTGACGGCGCGCTGCCGATTGTCCCATCCGCTGCTGCGATCCGCCCTTTACGGATCGCAGCACTACCAGCCGGGATAGAGCGCGTAGAGCCGGGCCCAGTCCCGCAAGGCGCCGCTGCCGCGCAGACAGGCAATCGCCTCGGCGGCATGCCAGGTGCATGGCACGCGGCGCAGCCAGACATTGTCCTTCCCCGCCCGATAGAGCCAGACGATGGACGCGGCCATCATCTGGCGGACCTCGGGCATCGCGCGATAGTCGGCCCGCCACAGCGCCATGCTGGACGGGTCCACGTCGTCCCGATGATAATCGTAACCGGTCGGCCGGATCGCATGATGATAGGGCGCGTGCCCGTCATCGCGGAACAAGGCTCCCAGAGCATAGAGATCGATGACATCGCGCAAATGACGGTCGAACGGGCGCGCGACGCCTGCCATGGGCTGCAGGAGATCGATCCCGAGCATATCGGAGAGCCGTTCGATGTCGTCCTCGTCCAGTTCGAGCCGCGCCGCGACCAGCCGCGCCAGGCGGTAGCCGGGAAAACGGTCGCGCGCGGCGTCGACGGATGCGAAGGACAGCCGGATGACATCGAGCGGCTCGGCCAGGGGAACAGCCGCCATGTCATTCCGCCGCAACGCGCCGTTCGCGGGCCAGAAGCGCCTGCTTGCGGCGGACACCCCATCGATAGCCGGAAATCGAGCCATCCTTCTTGATGACACGATGGCAGGGCACGATCACGGCGATGGGATTGCCGGCGATCGCGGCCGTCACCTCCCGCGGATCGCGTGAACCGAGCCGCGCCGCCAGCGCCCCGTAATTCGTGGTCTGGCCGGCAGGAGTGTCCTGCAGCATGCGCCAGACCTGAACCTCATAGGGGGTGCCGCGCAGATCGAGCGGCAGCTCGCAAGGCCTTGCGGGATCGTCGATCGCACCGGCCAGGATATCGATCATGCCGGCAAGCTCTTCCGGACGATGGTCGAGCGCAGCGTCCGGAAACCGGGCGCGCAGCGCGTCCTCCATCGCGGTGCGCATGGCGCTGAATTCGAGCGCCACGATCCCGCTGTCCGACACGGCGACGACAAAATCGCCAAGGGAACTGGTTCCCCACGCAAATCGAATGGTTTCACGCATCGTCCTGACCTCTCGTTCGTTGTGAAGTCAGTCTAGAGACCGATGCGCCTGGCCACCCTCCGGTCCTTGCTTTCAAATCGAATTCCGGTCGACGGCGACAAAAGTCGCGGCGCCAGTCGATCATCGGCGACAACGACGGCTTCTCACCGGCCGCCCCACTCCGTTTCGCGATGAATATCTCGGATATCGCCGTTCCGGCCGGCCGGCGCGAGTTCAGTGGAGGCGCATTCCAGACCGAGGCAGGCTTGTTGAGCGAGTCTCAGCCCAGCCTGCTGATACCGTCGAAGAAAACCTGAACAACATCAGAAACCTTTGCATCGACGCAGACGCTGACGCGTTGCGACTTGCGCTCCGTCAGCGACGTCTTGCCTGCCGTGTCGCCGGTCAGGCAGACATCGACATCGCCCTCCTGAACTGTGAACAGCTCGGGTCTTGTCGCCGCGATAATTGTCGCCGGATCGTGCAAGCTGCATCCCGGCGCTCCGCGGTCGAGGTAAACATCGATGTAGAGGTCCGAAATCGCCGCAAGGAACCCGCCAAACGTCGGTGAACGTCTTTTGAGTTCAGCGAAATCGGCTTTTGTCATCGACGTCCGGTCAGTGACATCGAGACCGACGAGAGTGACCTCAGCCCCGGAGTCGAAGACGATCTGTGCGGCGTCCGGATCGTTGTAGATATTGGCTTCTGCATAGGCCGTCACATTGCCGGTAGCGTGCACCACGCCTCCCATAACGACGATTCTCGCGACGTTCGAGGCAAATTCCGGATCACGCTCGATTGCCATGGCAATGTTGGTGAGCGGGCCGATCGCGAATACGACAAGCTGGCCTTTCTGCTCTTTGGCCTTGGCAACAAGGAAGTCGGCAGCATCGTGATCGACGGCATGTGTTTTGATCGCGGGGGCATCGAGGGCGCCAAGACCCTGCTTGCCATGAATCCAGAACACCGGTTCCCAAGGACGCCTCTTGAGAGGAGAGGACGCGCCCTGGGCAACAGGAACGTGTCGTCCCAGCATTTCAACGAGGTGGAGAGCGTTGCGTGTGGACATTTCAACTGGAACATTCCCGTAGACAGTTGTCAGCCCGATCAGGTCGATCTCGGGACAGGACGCCGCAAAGAAGATTGCCATCGCGTCGTCGATACCGGGGTCAGTGTCGATAATTGCCTTCATGTCGTTTCGGTGTCTCTAAATTCTTTTGTTTTCGTTTGTCTTTTCGGGAAAACCGGTTCCCACTTTTCCCTGACAAACTCTAGGCGTTGATCGACTGTCGGCCTGCCGACTGCAATTTTCCCTGTGCATCAAAGCGATAGAGGCCAGCCTCGTTGGGCGATAGGGCGACCTGGTCCCCTATTGCGTATTTGGCCTTTCCAGGTTGCCGCGCAATAACCGGAGCTTGCGAGCCTATATCGACCCAGATGTGGTTGTCCGCGCCCAGGTTTTCCGAATGAATGACCCGTCCAGCCCAAACGCCATTTTCCGGGACGATCTCGACGGCTTCAGGCCTCAGGCCAAGCGTATGCGTGTTGAAAACAGCCGCATGCTCGCCGGTTAGAAAATTCATCTTCGGCGATCCGATAAAACCGGCGACGAACAGGGACTGCGGTTTTTCATAAAGTTCCATTGGCGTGCCGATCTGTTCGATTCGCCCTCCGTTCAGCACCACGATACGGTCTGCCAAAGTCATGGCCTCGACCTGGTCGTGTGTGACGTAGATGATGGATGCATGAGGCATTTGCACCTTGAGCTGCGCCATCTCCAGGCGCATGTGCACGCGCAGATCGGCGTCCAGATTGGACAGTGGCTCATCGAACAGGAACACCTTGGGGTCACGCACGAAGGCGCGGCCAATCGCCACTCGTTGCCGCTGCCCGCCCGACAACTGCGACGGCAGCCGGCCGAGCAGCTCGGTCAAATGCAGTTTCCGGGCAGTTGTCTCGACTTTGGCGCGGATCGCCTCTTTGTCGAGACCTTGCATCTTCAGGGAAAACGCGATGTTGTCGAAGACAGTCATATGCGGATAGAGGGCGTAGTTCTGGAACACCATCGCCATGCCGCGCTTTGCGGGATCGATGTTCTCGATCGGCCTGCCGTCTATGGTCATTGTCCCGCCGGAAATGCTCTCCAGACCGGAGATGCAGCGTAGTAATGTCGACTTGCCGCATCCAGATGGACCGACGAAGGCAATAAACTCGCCCGTGTTGACGTGCAGGCTGATATTCTTGAGGACGTGAAATGCGCCGAAGCTTTTTTCAAGTCCGCTGATCCTAAGTTCCGACATCGACGCCTCCCAACACATAATTGCAGCGACGGTCGTGCGCGATACATCCGCCGGCAACCGTCAATACGCAACAGCCCTCCCCTTGCTCCACCAAGGCCTGCTCGACGCGGTCGCCCTTTACTTCGACCGCAAACAACGCAAAGTCCGCCGGACCGCCCGCACGAAGCGTGCCGTATCCTGCATCGGCCATACCGAGTGCCCGCGCGCCGCCGACAGTCGCAGCTTCAAAAAGACGGGACATGAGATCACCGTCGTCATAACCTTGATCGCGGGCGATCTCGGCCAGCATCCTGACGTCGGCCATCAGATCGAGCGAAGGGCTGGATGCAAGGGAATCGGTCCCGACCGCAAGGTCATGGCCTTCGCGCAGGTATGCGGCGACGGGTGCCTTCTCCAGGCCAATTGTCGCGTTCGACCGGGGGCAAAGTGCGACCCGTGTTCCGCTGTCTCGCAGCAGATCGCGCTGATGGCGATCGACATAGACGCCATGGGCAATGTGAGTGCATGGGGAGAGCAGACCGAGACTGTTCGCGAAGGTGGCTGACTTCATGCCGGCGCCACCCTGGCGAATGAGCTGATACTCATCCCGAAGGTCTCCATAGATAGCGAGGACCCTTGGGTCACCCGAAAGATAGAGCGCCTCTTCAACCGACGATTCTGCCAAGTGCGAATGAAGCCGCAGACCCCGGCTGCCAGCGATCTTTACAAGATCGGCCACAACTTGCGGGTCGACGCTATAGGGAGCATGGGGCGACAGGCCTGCCGGTGTGGTCCCGATTTGCTCCAGTCTTGCGAGCAATGCATCTCGGCCGCCTTCGCGCCACGAACGATTGGTTTCGGCGATGACTTCCAGAAACTCGATACCTGTCGCATTCGCGGCGCCGATAGCGCCACGGGCGGAGGTGTCGGTGACCACGTCCGAGAACACGGTGGTTCCCGTGGCGAGCCCCAAACCTACACCTTTTGTCGCGGCGGTGCTCCAGCTCCGTGAATCATTGACCGCCAGATAGAGCACTTCGAATGCATCGCTCCAGTCTTCGAAATCTCTGTATTGACCGCGGCCAAGGCTGTCGAAATCACTGTACTGGAGGTGCGTGTGCGCGTTGACCAGCCCCGGCGTCATGACACCCTCGGACCACTGGACAGGCAGCGATCGCCATTGCGAGGGAATTTGCTGTACCGGCCCGAGCCAGGCGATCCGCGCATCTTCAACCACGACCGCTGCCTCGCGAAGAGGCGGCGTTCCCACCGGCACAATCCAGTCAGCCCCGAAAACGCTACTTTTCACTACCGCCTCCAAATCCTGCTGCCAGCGACTTCTGTGCGAGCACAAACACCAGAAGCATGGGTATGAGCGACACGAGAGCAGCCCCCGCCTGGCCCTGAAGATTGACGGTTTCACGCGTCGACAGCGTCGTCGCCGCCAGTGTGAGCGTATAAGCCGAAGGATCGCCCTGCAGCAGGGTCGCCGCAACGAGCAGGTCGCCAAAGGTCCACACGAAAACGAGCGCGATCACCGACGCCAGCGCGGGTCGGGACAAGGGTACGCCGATATGCCAGAAGCTTCGTATGACACCGGCACCGTCAAGCCTTGCGGCCTCGAGTACCTCTTCGGTCAATGACTGACGGAAGAAGGTTTGGATCAGATAGATCGCAAACGGGAGGCTGGCGACACCCTCGATGATGCCGGCAATCGCGACATTGTTGATCAAACGCATGCCGGCGAGAACGACAAATACCGGGATCAGCCAGGCAACGATCGGCACCGCATAGCCTGCGATGAGAATGACGCTGAGCTTCGACGCGACCCGCCCCTTGTGCAGCCGGAACCAGAATGCGCCCGGCAGTGCGGTTGAAATGCACACGAGGCAGGCGATGACCGACACCACCAGCGACATCAAAAGTGCCTGACCGAGATTGGCTTGCGTCCAGGCGAGCACGATGTTGTCGATTGTAAACGACTTGGGCAGACCGCCCGGAGCGGACACGTAATCCTGCCGTGTACGCAATGCAGTTCCGACGAGAAACAGCAGCGGAACAATGAAGACCAGGCTGATCAAGGTCATGATCGCCGTCTTGACCTTGCTGACAGAGCTACCGTTCATCGCGCCAGCTCCCTTGCAAGTCCCGCGCGATGGCTTGGGCGGCGCAGACCAGCTACGGCCACCCTGCAAAGATACGCCATCGCCGGAAACAGTATGATCGCGGCGACGAGGGTAACGGACTGCGCCGCTGCCGTTCCGTAAAATCCGAACCGCATGAATTGCTGGTATATGGTGAAATCCATCGTCGCGCTGGCAAGCCCCGGGCCACCACCCGTGAGCACATAGATCCAGCCGAACATGAACAGGAAGATCGAGATGACCTGAAACATCGCCCAGAACGAAACGGTCAGCTTCACACTGGGTACGGCGATGTACCAGAACTCGCTCCAGAAGCCTGCGCCATCAAGCTTGGCCGCCTCGAAGATTGAGGTTGGCACTGCC of the Roseateles sp. XES5 genome contains:
- the ada gene encoding bifunctional DNA-binding transcriptional regulator/O6-methylguanine-DNA methyltransferase Ada, which translates into the protein MDTTIRPASPLPPSPASVADDPRWARVLARDKSADGQLWYSVSTTGVYCRPSCPSRAANPKNVALHDTLESARATGFRPCRRCNPDGPTLECENAALVAKACRIIEDSEEEPSLEALAAAVDRSPSYFHRMFKASTGLTPKAYAAGQRAKKVRQGLETGTSITEAMYDAGFNSSGRFYEKSNGMLGMTPTQYRAGGTNEDIKFAVGQSCLGAILVASSTKGVAAILLGDDPEALVRDLQDRFPKARLIGMDRDYEALVARVCGFVENPGIGLDLPLDVRGTAFQRRVWQVLQEIPVGERLSYSQVARRIGAPRARRAVAGACAANTLAVAIPCHRVVRNDGALSGYAWGVDRKRALLDREALQPSTALAGRSA
- a CDS encoding DNA-3-methyladenine glycosylase produces the protein MNLFSRYDDSVAFLAGQGEDWARLIDLVGPCRHDPKAAREPYEALVRAIAYQQLTAKAGDAIIGRLKGLFADRDFPTPDDLVAARFDALRACGFSASKIGTIKAIAQGTLDGLIPARTIAATMDDEALIERMIAIKGIGRWTVEMLLMYALERMDVLPVDDFGVREGYHVLKSLPEQPKPKQLRAISKAWSPHRTVAAWYLWRVPRERGNVLK
- the alkB gene encoding DNA oxidative demethylase AlkB codes for the protein MPDLFDRLAPADPATEIMAEGAVLLRGAALPYEKALLAALDDITASSPFRHMVTPGGFTMSVAMTNCGAAGWVTDRTGYRYDRTDPQTGLPWPTMPDCFLDLAITAAARAGYPDFRPDACLINRYEPGTRLTLHQDKDEQDFRQPIVSVSLGLPAVFLFGGLRRAEPVQKYALRHGDVAVWGGPSRLFHHGVPELKDGFHETVGRMRINLTFRGAL
- a CDS encoding methylated-DNA--[protein]-cysteine S-methyltransferase; this encodes MNLILKMNALRPRLQVKSSATPADILSYAIADCDLGKVLVARSAKGVCAILLGDDAEELTADLAARFPKSTLVLGEEAVKGDVAEILRYMAKPSGGLHLTLDMRGTPFQRRVWEKLLTIPAGQTVSYRDLARWISPLASPRAVGNACAANPLALAIPCHRVLRGTGELAGYRWGIERKRTLIEKEASA
- a CDS encoding 2OG-Fe(II) oxygenase codes for the protein MSRTAINQDPSSAEVSAEARIAAYDWQGLAGELDGFGCAVLPGLLTPEECASLASLYPEQSHFRSHIVMARHGFGKGEYRYFRYPLPDLVGDLRTALYPRLAGVANHWNERMELDQRFPCTHAAFLQQCHAAGQTRPTPLLLQYGPGDFNCLHQDLYGDLAFPIQVAILLSEPGRDFTGGEFALTEQRPRMQSRVEVVPLRQGDAVAFAVHNRPVQGTKGNYRVNLRHGVSRVRSGMRHTVGIIFHDAR
- a CDS encoding methylated-DNA--[protein]-cysteine S-methyltransferase, with protein sequence MALEFSAMRTAMEDALRARFPDAALDHRPEELAGMIDILAGAIDDPARPCELPLDLRGTPYEVQVWRMLQDTPAGQTTNYGALAARLGSRDPREVTAAIAGNPIAVIVPCHRVIKKDGSISGYRWGVRRKQALLARERRVAAE
- a CDS encoding nucleoside hydrolase, yielding MKAIIDTDPGIDDAMAIFFAASCPEIDLIGLTTVYGNVPVEMSTRNALHLVEMLGRHVPVAQGASSPLKRRPWEPVFWIHGKQGLGALDAPAIKTHAVDHDAADFLVAKAKEQKGQLVVFAIGPLTNIAMAIERDPEFASNVARIVVMGGVVHATGNVTAYAEANIYNDPDAAQIVFDSGAEVTLVGLDVTDRTSMTKADFAELKRRSPTFGGFLAAISDLYIDVYLDRGAPGCSLHDPATIIAATRPELFTVQEGDVDVCLTGDTAGKTSLTERKSQRVSVCVDAKVSDVVQVFFDGISRLG
- a CDS encoding ABC transporter ATP-binding protein, whose amino-acid sequence is MSELRISGLEKSFGAFHVLKNISLHVNTGEFIAFVGPSGCGKSTLLRCISGLESISGGTMTIDGRPIENIDPAKRGMAMVFQNYALYPHMTVFDNIAFSLKMQGLDKEAIRAKVETTARKLHLTELLGRLPSQLSGGQRQRVAIGRAFVRDPKVFLFDEPLSNLDADLRVHMRLEMAQLKVQMPHASIIYVTHDQVEAMTLADRIVVLNGGRIEQIGTPMELYEKPQSLFVAGFIGSPKMNFLTGEHAAVFNTHTLGLRPEAVEIVPENGVWAGRVIHSENLGADNHIWVDIGSQAPVIARQPGKAKYAIGDQVALSPNEAGLYRFDAQGKLQSAGRQSINA
- a CDS encoding amidohydrolase family protein, with translation MKSSVFGADWIVPVGTPPLREAAVVVEDARIAWLGPVQQIPSQWRSLPVQWSEGVMTPGLVNAHTHLQYSDFDSLGRGQYRDFEDWSDAFEVLYLAVNDSRSWSTAATKGVGLGLATGTTVFSDVVTDTSARGAIGAANATGIEFLEVIAETNRSWREGGRDALLARLEQIGTTPAGLSPHAPYSVDPQVVADLVKIAGSRGLRLHSHLAESSVEEALYLSGDPRVLAIYGDLRDEYQLIRQGGAGMKSATFANSLGLLSPCTHIAHGVYVDRHQRDLLRDSGTRVALCPRSNATIGLEKAPVAAYLREGHDLAVGTDSLASSPSLDLMADVRMLAEIARDQGYDDGDLMSRLFEAATVGGARALGMADAGYGTLRAGGPADFALFAVEVKGDRVEQALVEQGEGCCVLTVAGGCIAHDRRCNYVLGGVDVGT
- a CDS encoding carbohydrate ABC transporter permease; the encoded protein is MNGSSVSKVKTAIMTLISLVFIVPLLFLVGTALRTRQDYVSAPGGLPKSFTIDNIVLAWTQANLGQALLMSLVVSVIACLVCISTALPGAFWFRLHKGRVASKLSVILIAGYAVPIVAWLIPVFVVLAGMRLINNVAIAGIIEGVASLPFAIYLIQTFFRQSLTEEVLEAARLDGAGVIRSFWHIGVPLSRPALASVIALVFVWTFGDLLVAATLLQGDPSAYTLTLAATTLSTRETVNLQGQAGAALVSLIPMLLVFVLAQKSLAAGFGGGSEK